The following is a genomic window from Mycoplasma bradburyae.
AAAAGATAATAAACAATATCAAGTCAGGTTTGCTCAGAATAACGAATTAGTCTCGCGAATTAATGAGTACGAAGTAATCAAACTATTAAATAATGATTTGTTTATCTTCTTTGATAAACAAACAGGAGATTGTATTAAAAAATGAATCCCTGGTAAAGAAGTTGATTACTTTGATAAACTAAGACTTGATAATTTAGCTAAAGCTATTAAACAGATCCACCAAGTAGATATCTCGAATAGTTCAATATTAAAGATTAATTACTTGGCAGGAATAGATAACGCTAAATTATCAACCAGACACAAGAAACTGTATTATCACTTAATCAATAAATACAAGAACTTGCCTCAAACACTAACGCATTCAGATCTGAATGCTCACAACATGTTGGTAGATCAAAATAATCAAATTCATTTGATTGACTTTGAATGGTCAAGGATTAACACCCCTTATTTTGATCTAGCTAATATGGCAAGAGAATCCTTAAACTTACAACAAGCTTATTATCTTGTTGAAAGTTATCAAGGATTAGATAAAACAATCTTTAATGATTTTTTAATTATCACTTGTATCTTTGCTTTGATATGAACTTATAATATGGCTCAAACTGATAAGATTATTGCTTATCGCAAAGAAGTTCAAAAGCGTTTAGATCTTTATCTAAAGCTATTTATAGGTAATATCTAAATTATAGAAGCTTGTGATTATAAAAAAGCGTTATAATATATAAAAAATTAATAAATTTATTTAATATAAAAGAAATTTAGAAATCATAAATTAACTATTATGTTTAAACTTAAAAAGTTAAAATCCAAATTAATCGGACTTAGCTTTGTATTACCAGGAGCAATTGCTCTTGGTAGTGGTTTTGGTGCAAGTAATCAAAACAAACAACAGCATTCACATAAATTAGTGCTTCACGATGGTGAAGATAATTCTGTTGGTCCTAAAAATATTACTTCAGAAGCTTGATTTTACCCAGTAGTTGGTTCAGGGGCTGGATTAATTGCAGTTTCTTTAATCTTAGGTCTTGGAATTGGAATTCCGATTGCTAAGAAAAAAGAAAGAATGATGCTTCAAGAACGTGAAGAACACCAAAAAATGGTGGAATCACTAGGTATGATTGAACAACAAAATCAAGCACAGACTACTGAAGAAGTTCAAGAAACTGATCAAGCTCAACCAAATCAAGAGAATTTAGCTTTACAAGCAAGTGCTCAACCTGGAGTAATTAATCAACCTAATATGGGAATGGGTCAACCTAATCCAGGTATGATGAATCCTAATATGCAAGCTCAAGGTAATAATCCAAATATGGGCTTTGCTAATAATCAAATGGGTCCAAGACCTGGCTTCCCTGGACAACCAGGACAAATGCCAAATCAAATGGGTCCAAGACCTGGTTTCCCTGGACAACCAGGACAAATGCCTAACCAAATGGGTCCAAGACCTGGCTTCCCTGGACAACCAGGACAAATGCCTAATCAAATGGGTCCAAGACCTGGTTTCCCTGGACAACCAGGACAAATGCCTAACCAAATGGGTCCAAGACCTGGTTTCCCTGGTCAAATGCCTAATCAAATGGGTCCAAGACCTGGCTTCCCTGGTCAAATACCAAACCAAATGGGTCCAAGACCTGGTTTTAATCCTCAAAACGGACCAAGATAAAGTTTAAATATTTAATCTTTTAGTTTCTTATTTAGATTTAATTTAAATAAGAAACAGTTAAAAAATTTATTAATATTTTTATTTTCTTATAAAATAGTATAAGAATAGTCAATATTAAAAAAAACTATTTGTTAATAAATAATAGAAATTGAAATCGTGAAAAAATCTATTTTAAAATTATCGGCCACACTTACTCCCTTTGCTTTAATCGGTTTAGGTAGCTTTGGTTTAGCGGCTATTAATAGCGCTAAACCAAGTGATGCTAAACTAGTTAAGCACGAAGGTGAATCGGCTCAAGAAAACCAGTCTAATCTTTTAGACACAGCTCGCAGATGAAGAAACTCTAACTTTACATCTGCTTCTATTGAAGGTACCAACCCTGGTGCTTTAGTTTTAACTGGCAAAAAATCTATTAGCCGTATCGATTTATACGGTAACGTTGTTTGAACATTTGATCCAGCAAGCAGCGATTTAGGTGAAAAAGTTGGTTATTACGATGCTAATAACGAGTTTAAACAGTTTACAGGAACTGTACCTTTCCAAGTATCTGATTTAAGTTCTAAAACTGTAGTAGAAGCTATTCAAGATCAACAAGATCCTAATGCTTTCTATTTATTATTAATTCCAGATGTAGCAGTTGCTCAACAACAAGAAACTAAAGATCACACTTTTGAGAATTACTATGTTCCAGATACTCCTGTTAGTGCTGGTGGTGAAGAAGATTCTGAAACTGCAGAAGGTGCAGGAGGTGGTGCAGCGCCGGCTCCAGCCGCAGTAGCTTCAACTGGCGGAGGAGTTCCGGGTGCTAGATCATCAGTTAAATTGGTTGATGGTGAAGGAACAGCTACTGGTTCAAACGGAATGGCTGAGACGGTTATAGATTATGAAACAGGTAATAGTATACCTAAACCTAAACAGTTAAAGGAATCTTCTGAAAGTATCGAATCTATTAATGAAGGTAAAAGTTATTCTAGTATTAATAGCGACAAAAAACTTCAAGGTGTAATCGTAAAAGTTAACGAAAATTTATTTAACAAAAGCACTCCGTTTCTAGTAGAAAACATGTCTTTCATTAAACCTAAAGACATGGTTGATAACTATCCTTCTAATTGAAAAAAAACTACAGAAAACAATAAATATACTAATGTTGTTAAATTTTACAATCAAGCAAATCCTTCTTATGAAGCTGATAGAGGATATTTCAACGCTAAATACTATCCTAAACGCCTTGAAACTCAAAAAGATACACCATTAGTTGATAGTTCGTTCTCTCCAAACGAACATCCAGAATGATTTGACGAACAAAAAAACTTTGTTATGCCATGGATGCAATATATAACAAATTTAGGTGGTCTTTACGCTAAAAATAACACGGTTTATTTGTTTGGTGGTAATGGTACTTGAGTTAATAATGAATCAGCTTTGAGTATTGGTGTTTTTAGAACGAAATTTGGATCAAGTTCCACAGAAGCTCCAGGTACATCAAAAACGGTAGGTTATCCTTACGCAATTTTACTTTCTTCGATTTCAATTCAAAAAGCTAATTTAGCTCAATTTGTTCCTGGTGTTGCTGGATTAGGTCAAGATTTAGGTTACCATTATGTTCCTAGATTAGCTGTTGGCGGTGTAAGTTCTCCTAAATCTGCGGGCGGAAATATATTCATAGGTTCTACTATTACTTGAGGTACCAATGGTGGAACAATATTAGATACTAAATGACACACTCCTTCAGTTATTGAAGATGCGACAAGAACAGATAAAACAACAACGGTTTCTAACGAAACCATTCCTAAAAGATGATCAAATCTTTATGATTATAATTCGACAAGTTCGGCATCATTATTAAGTAAGCCTGCTGGCGGTAATACAAAACAAGTTGAATCGTTATTTTCTACAGCTTTAAAATTGGATGCATTAAATGCATTACCTGATCAATTCGACGAACAAAATAAAGTTGTATTTACTTATGCTATGCTTGATGGTCGTCAATGAAGTTTAGGTTCATGAAAAGATAGTACATGATTTGTTTCTGACAACATTAATAGCTTCAATTACAATACTCAAAACCAATTAGCAAATGGCGGAGAAAATAGAAACCCAAGAAATATATTAAATGCATTAACGACTGCAAGAGGTTTTGATCGTAGAAGTATTGGTAATGTGGTTTATACATATTCTAGTACTGATCAAAGTTTAACTTATTATTACCAAGTTGGCGCAACAATTACAACATGACCAGAAATTAAAGCTAATTACAAAAATAACGCTAACATTAATTTCTATCACTTAAATAAATCTGACTTTGGTAGTACAACAAATGATCAAAATGGAGATCAATCAAAATTAAATAGCGCTTATAATACATCTGCTGCAGACACTTGATATAATGGATCGATTTATGTTAAAAAATCTAAATTCACTCCTAGTAGTCAAGGATATACATGAAAAGACTTTAAAGGTTTAACAACAACTTCTTCTAAAGCTGTTATTTCAAACTGAACTAAAGCTGGATATAGTATAAGACCTGAAGGTGATACAAGTTTTAATGTTTCTAAAATTTCTTTTGATAGAAGTATTACAGCTGCTGTTGAAGTTAGTGCCTTAGATAGTTATTACGTTCAATTAGAAGGAAGTAAGTCGCTAAACTCTGTATCTCGTAAGAGTTCTACTACTAATGCTTTATCTCTAAGTGCTGATACTATAAAAAATCCTTTAAACAACAGAAATGAAGTAATTGGTCAAGGTAATTTTATCTCTAAAGACAATATTCCTTCATCATTCTTTGAAAATAAAATTAACGATATTATCGTAAAAGATTCTGATGGAAGTGAAGTACTTAATAGTAAATATATCAATTCAATTTACTCTTATACTCCTCCTGCCGATAATAAAGATATCAAATTAAGATTATTAGTTGTTGATAGATCAAAAGCTACTAACGATTTCATTAAATTATTACCTCAAGTTTTAGTTGATGGTGAATATGTTCCTGTGCCTCAAGCTAACTCAGTGTTTGTTTCTGATCGAGAATTTACAGGGTTCAATGCTTTACCTGGTTACATCTTACCTGTTGCGATTTCTATTCCTATTATAATTATTGCTTTAGCTTTAGCTTTAGGTTTAGGTGTTGGTATTCCGATGTCTCAAAACCGTAAGATGCTTAAACAAGGATTTGCTATTTCTAATAAGAAAGTTGATATCCTTACAACTGCTGTTGGTAGTGTATTTAAACAAATTATTAACAGAACTTCAGTTAGTAACATTAAGAAATCACCTCAAATGTTACAATCTGCTAAAAAACCTGCTGCTAAACCTGCTGCTTCAGGCGCTAAACCTGCTGCTCCTGCAGCTAAACCTGCAGGTCCTGCTAAACCAACTGGTCCTGCTAAACCTGCTGCTCCAAAACCAAAAGCTCCAGCTAAATAATATAAAATAGGTGAAATAAAAATATGAATATATCGAAAAAACTTAAAAGTTATTCTTTAATAAGCGGATTGGTTGGAATTGGTATTCTTGGATCAGTTAGCTTTGCAATTAATAAAGAAGTTAGTAATCAAAATAACACACAATTAGTTAATCAAGCTAGAACTGTTGATGCTAACAGCATCAATCTTAATCAAATAGGTAATAACGACTCTTTATTTAATTCTGTTCTAAAAGATGATAATGACAATTTTATAACATCATCTAAAATATCTATTGTTAAATTAGATAGCTTTACTAAGCCTATGTATGGTTTAGATTTATCTGATGACTTTTCTGGATATGAAGTAAAACAAATTGTAGCTGATTATACAACCAGCAAAAATAGATTTGACGGAAAACAAAATAGAGTTTATTATGCTCTTTTAGTGAATGAAAATGTTAATATTCATGTAAAAAGAGTTGGAACAGGTTCAGATACAAGAAATAATACTAGATTAGGTTCTAAATCTGATATGTCAAAATTAGCTATTGGTGGCGTTGATAACCCTGCTCATGTAATAAGAATTGTTGATGACGGAACTAAATTTACTTTCAAAAAAGATACAGAAGGTGAAATTGTTAATGATTTCATTTTAGATGCTCCGTTATTACCTAAAAATCTATCTTCTGATTGATATAACTTATACATCCAAAGAGATATTCTTCCTAATGATGTAAATGTAGTTACACTACCTACTCCTGTAGGTAGAGTTAGTGGTTCTAGTCAATCTGACGGAATGTTTGATTTTGGTAATGGAGTTGCTAGTTCAACAAAACCTACTACCCCTAGTTCTGCAACTGGAAAAAAAGATTCTGAAGATAATGTCAAAAAGAATATTAAAACTTCATTTCAATTAGATGAGAAATTTGTTTATCCTCAATGAACTGGTGATGAAGAAAATAAACAAATTACTAGAGCCAGTAATTTTTCTGCTGATAACTATTGGAATTTTAATTTCCCTGAGGCTCCTAATGTTGCATTAAAAGAAGATACTGTTAATGTTTTTTCGAGACTTTATTTAAATTCCGTTAATTCATTATCTTTTATAGGTGACAGTATTTACATTTTTGGTTCAAGTAAATTACCATCGCTTTGATATTATTCATTCCCTACGAAACTTACAGATCTAAATGATTTAAATCTTGTAAAAATTAGTGATTCTGAAGCATCATCTACAGATAATGGAATGTTTGAAAATACTAATACTTTAAAAACATATAGAAGTTTTGGTATAGATGAAAAACCAATTTCTGATAATAAAATTGATGAAACTAACTGATCTAATCCTAATGTTATTGAAGGAAGAATATATTCTGATTATAGATTAGGTATTAGTGATGAAATTGCTAAAAGTAATGCTAGCGCATTTATAAGTGGATCGACGGGTGGTGTATCATTCACATCAACAGGTTCTAGTGTTATTTTAAGAGCTTCATATAATAATGAGAAAAAGCCTGATGGTAACTTTCAACCATACCTATATGTTTTTGGTTACCAAAACTATCAACAGACAAGAGGTGATACAAGTCACTGAAATGGAACTTATAAATTAGTAAATGTTGGCGATTACGATTTTATAAGTGCTGCTAAAGTTGGAACAGAAACTAATGGACTTAGAGATAAAACTCTGAAGTTTAGAATGCTAGGTGGCTTCTTAAATGAAGATGATGCAAGAAGCCTTTCTAAGATACCTTATATAAAAGATAGTTCTTCTAGTGATAGAACAATTTTCAAAAATGGTTATTCAGACAATAACTACGAGTATGATCAATCAATTTTAGGATATGATGGTATTAGAAATAATTTAGATGCTGGTCTTAAAGCTACAAGTTTTGTAAACTTAAATAGACCAGATGCTAATGGTTTAGAATCTGTTGCTGCTGTTACATATTTAAGAGCTCAAATTGGGTTAGCTAAGACTTCTAGTGCAAGTATCCCTTTTGGAAATAATCACCAAATTATATCTACAAACCCAATTGATGCATTCTCTTCAATAAAGAATATTAAAAGTATTATTCCTGGAGAAGAATTATGATACTTCCTATTTACTGATGAAGGTAAAAAATCGAGTATCTATACATTAAAACTTCCTGAATCTAGCAATCCTGATTTATCAAGTTCATTTAGTCCTACAAGTTTAGTTGCTCAAAAACAAATTAATTTAGTTTTACCTTTATTAAAAGATTCATTATATACAGTTGATAGTTCAGGTAATGTTTCTTTATATTCAAGTAGCCAAGGGTCTCCAAGTGATTTTGTTAAGAGTCAAAGCTTCAACTCTAACCTAGAAGAAATTGCTTTCTCTGGATCTGGTTCTACATATACTTCTGATTTCTGAGGGACAATCGAATTTAAACCTGCTCAATATCTAATTGAAAACGGATTTACGAATAGTGTTGCTAAAGACTTTGTTACTAACGAAAGTTTCTTAAACAGTTTAGTGAACTTTACTCCAGCTAATGCTGGTACCAACTACAGAGTAATAGTTGATCCAGATGGTGATTTAACTAACCAAAAATTACCTATCAAAGTTCAAATTCAATACCTAGATGGTAAATATTACGATGCTAAATTAAAGAACAAGGGTTACGTATCTTTCTCTTATAACAACTTTGCATCTTTACCTTCTTGAGTATTACCTACTGCTATTGGTAGTACATTAGGTATCCTTGCTATTATGATTATCTTAGGTTTATCAATCGGTATTCCGATGAGAGCTCAAAGAAAATTACAAGACAAAGGGTTCAAAACAACATTCAAAAAAGTTGATACATTGACTTCAGCTGTTGGTTCAGTTTACAAGAAGATTATTTCACAAACTGCTAATGTTAAGAAAAAACCTGCTGCTTTAGGTGCCGCTAAAACTCCAGCTAAACCAGGTGAAAAACCTGCTGCTCCAAAACCAGCGGGCGCTGCTCCAGCTAAGCCAGCAGGACCAGCTAAACCATCAGGACCAGCTAAACCTTCTGCTCCTAAACCTGCTGCTCCTAAAAAATAAATAAGTTAATTATTTATTAAATAAAACCCCCTCCAAATAAGGTAATCTTACCTATTATAAGAGGGGTTGTTTTATTAAAATATAGATAGTTCAATATCAAAACAACATTTAAATTGATAAAATAAGAATACCTATTATTTTGATATAAAACCGCATATAAGCTTTATTAAATATTAATAAAGCTTAAAACTAAACAATAATAATAGATTATTAGTAATTTAAAGATAATGTTTAAAAAACGATTTAAAAAATATTTTATCCTTTTTATTATCTTACTAATAACTGCTATTAGTTTAGTGTTTCTTGAGTTGTTTAATTGCAATCCAAGAAACACTAACCTAGTAAAACAATCAGCTAGTCTAGTAGAAGATAACCAAACTAATCAGATAATTAAAAATAACTCTTTAAGTAAAATTAGATGAAATGCTAATGCTAATTTTTCATCATCACCTACTAGTGATGGTGGTTTATTAGCACTTAGTTTTGATGGTGGATTAGAACGAATTGATAGTTTTGGTTACTTAAAATGAAAATTCAATTTAAATGATTTTAATAGAATAGCACTAACAGATAGCAAAAACAATTTAGTATATAGTGGTGATAAATTAGTACTAAGACGTCAAGATAATCTTTTTATTAATAGTATTTATAGAAAGATTGTGGCAGAAGCTATTCAATCAAAAGAAGATCAATCAATTTATTATGTTTTGCTTGTAAGTGAACAAATACTAAATAATGATGTTAAAAGTCAGTTATTTAGCTTTCAAGAATTATCAACAGATGTAACACTTCAAGGAACAATTTTAAAAATAAAAGAAGATTTAAATCATATTAGTAATCCAATCGGTATTATTGATTATGTGAATATTCCACCTAGCGCTTTAATCGATAATTATCCATCTAGTTGAAAATCTAATACACCAACCATCTATGGAGTTAATGGATCATTCAAAAAAGAAGATCATCCTTCTTGATTTAGTGCTAATTCTAACTTTATATCATTACCTTGATTACAATATATTACCAATTTAGCTAACTTATATGAATACAAAAATGATGTATTCATATTTGGAGGGAATGGTAACTGAATTAATGATGATCAAAAAGATCGTAAAGAGGCTTCTAAATATTTATCAATAGGAGTTTTTAGAGCAAGATTTTATAATAATTACTCTGAAAGACCTATTGTTACAGGTTATCCTTATGCTTATTTACTAAGTTCATTAACTGCTGTTAATCCAGATACACAAAGAGTTTTATTAGGTCAAAATAAAAACTATACATTAGTGCCTAGAATAGCAGTAGCAGGAGTTAAACCTGGTTTAAACAATAATAAGAATTATATCTTCTTATTCGGAAGTGTTACCACAGGATTAAGCGCTGATGATAATTCTAATGAAGTAGTTTTAAACAAACAAAACTATGAACCTAATAAATTAGCAACATTAAATTCATTAAGTTCTATTCCGTTAAGTGCTAATAATGCTCAAAAAAATTCTGTTGGACCTAAAGTATTAGCTGGATTCTTTTTTAATTTATCTGATCTAGCTAAACTTGATAATAAGATTGATGAATCGAATGTTGATAGAACTTATTATCTTAATCAAAACTCATATGGTTTTAGATTAATAGCCCCTTGAACAACTGAAACAGCTCAACCCAATATAGACGCTTTAAATATTGCATCAGATAATAAATCAGTTGAAGGAACATTGCATAATTTAACTGTTCGTCATGGGTTTAATGAAAATGATGTTGGAGGATTAATTA
Proteins encoded in this region:
- a CDS encoding cytadherence protein B, with product MFKKRFKKYFILFIILLITAISLVFLELFNCNPRNTNLVKQSASLVEDNQTNQIIKNNSLSKIRWNANANFSSSPTSDGGLLALSFDGGLERIDSFGYLKWKFNLNDFNRIALTDSKNNLVYSGDKLVLRRQDNLFINSIYRKIVAEAIQSKEDQSIYYVLLVSEQILNNDVKSQLFSFQELSTDVTLQGTILKIKEDLNHISNPIGIIDYVNIPPSALIDNYPSSWKSNTPTIYGVNGSFKKEDHPSWFSANSNFISLPWLQYITNLANLYEYKNDVFIFGGNGNWINDDQKDRKEASKYLSIGVFRARFYNNYSERPIVTGYPYAYLLSSLTAVNPDTQRVLLGQNKNYTLVPRIAVAGVKPGLNNNKNYIFLFGSVTTGLSADDNSNEVVLNKQNYEPNKLATLNSLSSIPLSANNAQKNSVGPKVLAGFFFNLSDLAKLDNKIDESNVDRTYYLNQNSYGFRLIAPWTTETAQPNIDALNIASDNKSVEGTLHNLTVRHGFNENDVGGLIILDDNSYAVQVGPYILEIDGPSAISIKPSKFNFLYRLSNQDFIDYDINGPLNFTPIFNFKDFRGIKVVNSNENYLFSLFAPDSTTATNPKFYYSSFSDQKNKNVNFNSRSIKKSNGLLQFNSSDALYLQNEDYSYNIYSLSANNIQNNGIINPIAQRVKFLGSGEFISTRSINLSQTNLADLFDIKNDEVILKNDLIKNVYEYFPSNKDKEYKLKLKVVDLDYEQSKFKLVPYVYSDITKQYEIIPNKSDYLNSDNSFGNFNGFLGIDQVYLYMGIFIPLLILIIGMVSMTIVGLSLIKERRSLLKSFKTNTLKMDGLVLSIGSVFKSLIHSSRHFKRLSAKEKADDEHKQQFKMLNGKTKKIDNNIINKQKDKIKQDNSTNSRVNFAKMREYKQNTKMVINE
- a CDS encoding adhesin P1 → MKKSILKLSATLTPFALIGLGSFGLAAINSAKPSDAKLVKHEGESAQENQSNLLDTARRWRNSNFTSASIEGTNPGALVLTGKKSISRIDLYGNVVWTFDPASSDLGEKVGYYDANNEFKQFTGTVPFQVSDLSSKTVVEAIQDQQDPNAFYLLLIPDVAVAQQQETKDHTFENYYVPDTPVSAGGEEDSETAEGAGGGAAPAPAAVASTGGGVPGARSSVKLVDGEGTATGSNGMAETVIDYETGNSIPKPKQLKESSESIESINEGKSYSSINSDKKLQGVIVKVNENLFNKSTPFLVENMSFIKPKDMVDNYPSNWKKTTENNKYTNVVKFYNQANPSYEADRGYFNAKYYPKRLETQKDTPLVDSSFSPNEHPEWFDEQKNFVMPWMQYITNLGGLYAKNNTVYLFGGNGTWVNNESALSIGVFRTKFGSSSTEAPGTSKTVGYPYAILLSSISIQKANLAQFVPGVAGLGQDLGYHYVPRLAVGGVSSPKSAGGNIFIGSTITWGTNGGTILDTKWHTPSVIEDATRTDKTTTVSNETIPKRWSNLYDYNSTSSASLLSKPAGGNTKQVESLFSTALKLDALNALPDQFDEQNKVVFTYAMLDGRQWSLGSWKDSTWFVSDNINSFNYNTQNQLANGGENRNPRNILNALTTARGFDRRSIGNVVYTYSSTDQSLTYYYQVGATITTWPEIKANYKNNANINFYHLNKSDFGSTTNDQNGDQSKLNSAYNTSAADTWYNGSIYVKKSKFTPSSQGYTWKDFKGLTTTSSKAVISNWTKAGYSIRPEGDTSFNVSKISFDRSITAAVEVSALDSYYVQLEGSKSLNSVSRKSSTTNALSLSADTIKNPLNNRNEVIGQGNFISKDNIPSSFFENKINDIIVKDSDGSEVLNSKYINSIYSYTPPADNKDIKLRLLVVDRSKATNDFIKLLPQVLVDGEYVPVPQANSVFVSDREFTGFNALPGYILPVAISIPIIIIALALALGLGVGIPMSQNRKMLKQGFAISNKKVDILTTAVGSVFKQIINRTSVSNIKKSPQMLQSAKKPAAKPAASGAKPAAPAAKPAGPAKPTGPAKPAAPKPKAPAK
- a CDS encoding P30/P32 family tip organella adhesin — encoded protein: MFKLKKLKSKLIGLSFVLPGAIALGSGFGASNQNKQQHSHKLVLHDGEDNSVGPKNITSEAWFYPVVGSGAGLIAVSLILGLGIGIPIAKKKERMMLQEREEHQKMVESLGMIEQQNQAQTTEEVQETDQAQPNQENLALQASAQPGVINQPNMGMGQPNPGMMNPNMQAQGNNPNMGFANNQMGPRPGFPGQPGQMPNQMGPRPGFPGQPGQMPNQMGPRPGFPGQPGQMPNQMGPRPGFPGQPGQMPNQMGPRPGFPGQMPNQMGPRPGFPGQIPNQMGPRPGFNPQNGPR
- a CDS encoding cytadherence protein A; this translates as MNISKKLKSYSLISGLVGIGILGSVSFAINKEVSNQNNTQLVNQARTVDANSINLNQIGNNDSLFNSVLKDDNDNFITSSKISIVKLDSFTKPMYGLDLSDDFSGYEVKQIVADYTTSKNRFDGKQNRVYYALLVNENVNIHVKRVGTGSDTRNNTRLGSKSDMSKLAIGGVDNPAHVIRIVDDGTKFTFKKDTEGEIVNDFILDAPLLPKNLSSDWYNLYIQRDILPNDVNVVTLPTPVGRVSGSSQSDGMFDFGNGVASSTKPTTPSSATGKKDSEDNVKKNIKTSFQLDEKFVYPQWTGDEENKQITRASNFSADNYWNFNFPEAPNVALKEDTVNVFSRLYLNSVNSLSFIGDSIYIFGSSKLPSLWYYSFPTKLTDLNDLNLVKISDSEASSTDNGMFENTNTLKTYRSFGIDEKPISDNKIDETNWSNPNVIEGRIYSDYRLGISDEIAKSNASAFISGSTGGVSFTSTGSSVILRASYNNEKKPDGNFQPYLYVFGYQNYQQTRGDTSHWNGTYKLVNVGDYDFISAAKVGTETNGLRDKTLKFRMLGGFLNEDDARSLSKIPYIKDSSSSDRTIFKNGYSDNNYEYDQSILGYDGIRNNLDAGLKATSFVNLNRPDANGLESVAAVTYLRAQIGLAKTSSASIPFGNNHQIISTNPIDAFSSIKNIKSIIPGEELWYFLFTDEGKKSSIYTLKLPESSNPDLSSSFSPTSLVAQKQINLVLPLLKDSLYTVDSSGNVSLYSSSQGSPSDFVKSQSFNSNLEEIAFSGSGSTYTSDFWGTIEFKPAQYLIENGFTNSVAKDFVTNESFLNSLVNFTPANAGTNYRVIVDPDGDLTNQKLPIKVQIQYLDGKYYDAKLKNKGYVSFSYNNFASLPSWVLPTAIGSTLGILAIMIILGLSIGIPMRAQRKLQDKGFKTTFKKVDTLTSAVGSVYKKIISQTANVKKKPAALGAAKTPAKPGEKPAAPKPAGAAPAKPAGPAKPSGPAKPSAPKPAAPKK
- a CDS encoding phosphotransferase; this encodes MKPNQDVALEFFITHTDYLINDVVSIQEIHNGFTNISYLLKTKDNKQYQVRFAQNNELVSRINEYEVIKLLNNDLFIFFDKQTGDCIKKWIPGKEVDYFDKLRLDNLAKAIKQIHQVDISNSSILKINYLAGIDNAKLSTRHKKLYYHLINKYKNLPQTLTHSDLNAHNMLVDQNNQIHLIDFEWSRINTPYFDLANMARESLNLQQAYYLVESYQGLDKTIFNDFLIITCIFALIWTYNMAQTDKIIAYRKEVQKRLDLYLKLFIGNI